A stretch of the Malus sylvestris chromosome 10, drMalSylv7.2, whole genome shotgun sequence genome encodes the following:
- the LOC126585019 gene encoding type IV inositol polyphosphate 5-phosphatase 3-like isoform X1 produces the protein MVDKCRPQCLVILSNTKTWKSNPGNLEMKPHSKNPQQVFWPRVVMRKWLNISAQESDYSADTDEDDCDADSDTQEFYQQERDLRFKGIKEDESESDDAADDLPRARRRKSETFRAQYINAKEFRVCATTWNVGGQIPPDDLDVDGWLDVNEPADFYVIGLQEIVPLNAGNIFGAKDSRPITKWENIIRETLDRVRPVTSKVKSFSDPPSPSKFKPADDIPDIEEESLLESDDDIGEEVHPLDDETINSGDSKGISVTNEVVNIGAQVPEFTDNSKPGMATGQDLQRQSYSAKRLDRLYCLRTDDCSLDDEATSGVQFNGKLTRMLSGSERIGLSWPEPPLNLLSQKSLERRNSFRTMKSFKSSKSFRTYNSFKSAVNDMPSEIALLAEVDLESLMKRKRRSSYVRIVSKQMVGIFLTVWVRRSLRKHIQNVKVSTVGVGVMGYIGNKGSISVSMSVYQTLFCFVCTHLTAGEKEADEIKRNADVNEIHRRTQFHSFPGVGFPKTIYDHERIIWLGDLNYRLNLSYGKTRDLISKKEWSKLAEKDQLAKQLKKGRAFDGWSEGVLNFPPTYKYETNSEKYCGEDVKTGRRTPAWCDRILSYGRGMRLLSYRRAEIKLSDHRPVTATYAVEIEVFSPRKLQRALTFTDAEIENEDAVMDVGIDFGENCLKLGQDISDWER, from the exons ATGGTTGACAAATGCAGGCCGCAGTGCTTGGTAATTCTTTCAAATACAAAAACCTGGAAGTCCAATCCTGGAAATTTAG AGATGAAGCCCCACTCCAAGAACCCACAACAG GTCTTTTGGCCCAGAGTCGTCATGCGCAAGTGGCTCAACATCTCCGCCCAAGAGTCCGATTACAGCGCCGACACCGACGAAGACGACTGTGACGCCGACTCCGACACCCAAG AGTTTTATCAACAGGAAAGAGATTTGAGGTTTAAAGGTATCAAAGAAGACGAATCTGAGAGTGATGATGCTGCTG ACGATCTTCCAAGGGCACGAAGACGAAAGTCAGAGACTTTTAGGGCACAGTATATAAACGCAAAGGAATTCAG AGTATGTGCTACGACATGGAATGTTGGAGGACAAATTCCACCTGATGACCTGGACGTTGATGGTTGGTTAGATGTCAATGAGCCAGCTGATTTCTATGTGATTGG tCTTCAGGAGATTGTTCCATTAAATGCCGGGAATATCTTTGGCGCCAAAGATAGCCGCCCAATTACTAAATGGGAAAACATTATTCGTGAAACACTGGATAGAGTTCGGCCTGTGACGAGCAAGGTTAAATCCTTTAGTGATCCTCCATCTCCATCAAAGTTTAAGCCAGCTGATGATATCCCTGATATAGAAGAGGAGAGCCTACTTGAAAGTGATGATGATATTGGGGAAGAAGTCCATCCGTTGGATGATGAAACCATAAATTCTGGTGATAGCAAGGGTATATCAGTCACAAATGAAGTAGTGAATATTGGTGCTCAAGTTCCAGAATTCACTGATAATAGCAAACCAGGCATGGCAACCGGACAGGATTTACAGAGGCAAAGTTATTCTGCAAAGAGATTGGATAGGTTATATTGCCTTCGGACAGATGATTGTTCATTAGATGATGAAGCAACTTCTGGAGTCCAATTTAATGGCAAGTTAACCAGAATGCTTAGTGGATCTGAAAGGATTGGTTTGAGCTGGCCGGAGCCTCCATTAAACTTGCTATCTCAGAAGTCACTAGAAAGACGGAATTCCTTTCGAACAATGAAGTCTTTCAAATCCTCAAAATCTTTCAGAACATACAATTCTTTCAAGTCAGCTGTGAATGACATGCCATCAGAAATAGCATTGCTTGCAGAGGTTGATCTTGAATCTCTCATGAAACGAAAAAGAAGATCATCGTATGTAAGGATTGTAAGCAAGCAGATGGTTGGGATTTTCCTAACTGTATGGGTTCGTAGGAGCTTGCGTAAACATATTCAGAATGTTAAAGTGTCTACTGTTGGTGTTGGTGTTATGGGATACATTGGTAACAAG gGATCTATATCTGTCAGCATGTCTGTGTATCAGAcgcttttttgttttgtgtgcaCACACCTGACAGCAGGGGAGAAAGAGGCAgatgaaataaaaagaaatgctGATGTGAATGAAATACATCGGAGAACTCAGTTTCATTCGTTTCCTGGTGTGGGGTTTCCCAAAACTATCTATGACCATGA AAGAATAATCTGGTTGGGTGATCTAAATTATCGTCTTAACTTGTCATATGGGAAAACACGAGACCTTATCTCCAAAAAGGAGTGGTCGAAGTTGGCTGAGAAAGACCAG CttgcaaaacaacttaaaaaaggCCGTGCATTTGATGGATGGTCAGAGGGTGTTCTAAATTTTCCACCGACATATAAGTATGAGACCAATTCAGAGAAGTACTGCGGGGAGGATGTAAAGACTGGGAGGCGCACTCCAGCATG GTGTGACCGTATTCTTTCGTATGGACGAGGAATGAGGTTACTGAGTTATAGAAGGGCTGAAATTAAACTTTCTGATCATCGGCCAGTGACTGCCACATATGCAGTTGAGATTGAGGTGTTTTCTCCTAGGAAGCTACAACGGGCCCTCACGTTCACTGATGCCGAGATTGAAAATGAGGACGCTGTAATGGATGTGGGTATTGATTTTGGAGAGAACTGCTTAAAATTGGGACAG GATATTTCCGATTGGGAGCGCTAA
- the LOC126585019 gene encoding type IV inositol polyphosphate 5-phosphatase 3-like isoform X2, which produces MKPHSKNPQQVFWPRVVMRKWLNISAQESDYSADTDEDDCDADSDTQEFYQQERDLRFKGIKEDESESDDAADDLPRARRRKSETFRAQYINAKEFRVCATTWNVGGQIPPDDLDVDGWLDVNEPADFYVIGLQEIVPLNAGNIFGAKDSRPITKWENIIRETLDRVRPVTSKVKSFSDPPSPSKFKPADDIPDIEEESLLESDDDIGEEVHPLDDETINSGDSKGISVTNEVVNIGAQVPEFTDNSKPGMATGQDLQRQSYSAKRLDRLYCLRTDDCSLDDEATSGVQFNGKLTRMLSGSERIGLSWPEPPLNLLSQKSLERRNSFRTMKSFKSSKSFRTYNSFKSAVNDMPSEIALLAEVDLESLMKRKRRSSYVRIVSKQMVGIFLTVWVRRSLRKHIQNVKVSTVGVGVMGYIGNKGSISVSMSVYQTLFCFVCTHLTAGEKEADEIKRNADVNEIHRRTQFHSFPGVGFPKTIYDHERIIWLGDLNYRLNLSYGKTRDLISKKEWSKLAEKDQLAKQLKKGRAFDGWSEGVLNFPPTYKYETNSEKYCGEDVKTGRRTPAWCDRILSYGRGMRLLSYRRAEIKLSDHRPVTATYAVEIEVFSPRKLQRALTFTDAEIENEDAVMDVGIDFGENCLKLGQDISDWER; this is translated from the exons ATGAAGCCCCACTCCAAGAACCCACAACAG GTCTTTTGGCCCAGAGTCGTCATGCGCAAGTGGCTCAACATCTCCGCCCAAGAGTCCGATTACAGCGCCGACACCGACGAAGACGACTGTGACGCCGACTCCGACACCCAAG AGTTTTATCAACAGGAAAGAGATTTGAGGTTTAAAGGTATCAAAGAAGACGAATCTGAGAGTGATGATGCTGCTG ACGATCTTCCAAGGGCACGAAGACGAAAGTCAGAGACTTTTAGGGCACAGTATATAAACGCAAAGGAATTCAG AGTATGTGCTACGACATGGAATGTTGGAGGACAAATTCCACCTGATGACCTGGACGTTGATGGTTGGTTAGATGTCAATGAGCCAGCTGATTTCTATGTGATTGG tCTTCAGGAGATTGTTCCATTAAATGCCGGGAATATCTTTGGCGCCAAAGATAGCCGCCCAATTACTAAATGGGAAAACATTATTCGTGAAACACTGGATAGAGTTCGGCCTGTGACGAGCAAGGTTAAATCCTTTAGTGATCCTCCATCTCCATCAAAGTTTAAGCCAGCTGATGATATCCCTGATATAGAAGAGGAGAGCCTACTTGAAAGTGATGATGATATTGGGGAAGAAGTCCATCCGTTGGATGATGAAACCATAAATTCTGGTGATAGCAAGGGTATATCAGTCACAAATGAAGTAGTGAATATTGGTGCTCAAGTTCCAGAATTCACTGATAATAGCAAACCAGGCATGGCAACCGGACAGGATTTACAGAGGCAAAGTTATTCTGCAAAGAGATTGGATAGGTTATATTGCCTTCGGACAGATGATTGTTCATTAGATGATGAAGCAACTTCTGGAGTCCAATTTAATGGCAAGTTAACCAGAATGCTTAGTGGATCTGAAAGGATTGGTTTGAGCTGGCCGGAGCCTCCATTAAACTTGCTATCTCAGAAGTCACTAGAAAGACGGAATTCCTTTCGAACAATGAAGTCTTTCAAATCCTCAAAATCTTTCAGAACATACAATTCTTTCAAGTCAGCTGTGAATGACATGCCATCAGAAATAGCATTGCTTGCAGAGGTTGATCTTGAATCTCTCATGAAACGAAAAAGAAGATCATCGTATGTAAGGATTGTAAGCAAGCAGATGGTTGGGATTTTCCTAACTGTATGGGTTCGTAGGAGCTTGCGTAAACATATTCAGAATGTTAAAGTGTCTACTGTTGGTGTTGGTGTTATGGGATACATTGGTAACAAG gGATCTATATCTGTCAGCATGTCTGTGTATCAGAcgcttttttgttttgtgtgcaCACACCTGACAGCAGGGGAGAAAGAGGCAgatgaaataaaaagaaatgctGATGTGAATGAAATACATCGGAGAACTCAGTTTCATTCGTTTCCTGGTGTGGGGTTTCCCAAAACTATCTATGACCATGA AAGAATAATCTGGTTGGGTGATCTAAATTATCGTCTTAACTTGTCATATGGGAAAACACGAGACCTTATCTCCAAAAAGGAGTGGTCGAAGTTGGCTGAGAAAGACCAG CttgcaaaacaacttaaaaaaggCCGTGCATTTGATGGATGGTCAGAGGGTGTTCTAAATTTTCCACCGACATATAAGTATGAGACCAATTCAGAGAAGTACTGCGGGGAGGATGTAAAGACTGGGAGGCGCACTCCAGCATG GTGTGACCGTATTCTTTCGTATGGACGAGGAATGAGGTTACTGAGTTATAGAAGGGCTGAAATTAAACTTTCTGATCATCGGCCAGTGACTGCCACATATGCAGTTGAGATTGAGGTGTTTTCTCCTAGGAAGCTACAACGGGCCCTCACGTTCACTGATGCCGAGATTGAAAATGAGGACGCTGTAATGGATGTGGGTATTGATTTTGGAGAGAACTGCTTAAAATTGGGACAG GATATTTCCGATTGGGAGCGCTAA